Proteins encoded by one window of Bryobacteraceae bacterium:
- a CDS encoding carboxypeptidase-like regulatory domain-containing protein, with translation MTALPESFRKIIPLAGACTPLRGAAILALVALSAPAQEYRGRIQGAVSDTTQATVVGATVTLANVQTGVSSTRETNDQGRYLFDLVLPGTYTVTVQLQGFQRFIQENIVLVSRGDITVDAVLRPGDVREAITVTDVAASVQFNTSKLETTVDSALVSNLPQMSRNPLLLARLDPSVVQSDTAREVEPYFTWSGNRQEVGGGRNYSNDLQIDGSPIGIGYKTSYMPSPDSVQEVAVQQNAVDAEYGHSSGSAITLTMKSGTNEWHGNAFYQGQYPWANALENRVVRTTNLGRTHMYGGTIGNPIIKNRLFNFFSYEQWRKTDPNDFLNTVPTDLERSGDFSQSLNSVGGLRTIYDPFTTETSADGKTITRMPFPGNVIPRSQQDPIATQYMAGLWQANRPGQGPYQVNNYYVPLPVRYDYHNLSNRTDFAYSDKLRFYGRYSKLWTPVTTSNPTSSEFFVNDRGSQRDATSISGDAVWTASPTTVVNINGTYHSFIDASRYASHCEGCWAKYWPNSNFYNAVFGNGAVPELLPRMSVMGAGRGEYWTSLGPRGGTWDQRPDADSVSVKVARQQGRHYLKMGADTRGTRTTSLIVSNNPGFGFQADGTAATYINPDLRTSGDGYATFLLGAIQPAGNGADSWDSGSTSMTATILPTGQNRFYGMFINDDWKLNRNLTINLGLRYEYETAYTDPENRLTRPLDLTSPIPEMQGAGAPVFPAEVGQFYQGPTTLNGAFQFADSSNRGQWNAGKGGLSPRIGFAYRVNDMTSLRVGYGRYLTPWTGGSFNIFDTIYVGYKNVTGAYPAVLGVPSARLRDPFPASQPVVPAYEKSLGRYTSLGDSLSYVALNRPRSYSDRVNISFQRQLPQNTVLDVTYYWNFTNQLVGNYNLNQVDPRIAYEHKDAINKAVPNPFYNFSTVDKFPGALRYQRTVALTSLFRQYPQYGNLNVVDGINGGSSRYQSLQLRLNRRFANGYSMLMGYNYSRQRDEVFFNDISSFTQDFTWQNNDRPRHRLTFAGTWEIPVGRGRAFGASMPRMIDYAIGGWDLSGIMTWRSGFFVRFGGMQVNGDPVIDNPTPERWFNTQAFSRLPAFTPRTNPWQYDGLTNPGLFNLDMSIVKRLPVTERVRGELRMDVFNAANNMTWANPSTNVNSSLFGVSNNQLSATFGRRAQLGLRVEF, from the coding sequence GTGACTGCACTTCCCGAAAGCTTCCGGAAAATAATCCCTCTCGCGGGCGCATGTACGCCCCTGCGCGGAGCCGCGATCCTCGCCCTGGTTGCGCTTTCCGCCCCGGCGCAGGAATACCGCGGCCGCATCCAAGGCGCAGTGAGCGACACCACCCAGGCCACCGTCGTCGGAGCCACCGTTACGCTCGCCAACGTGCAAACCGGCGTTTCGAGCACGCGCGAAACCAACGACCAAGGCCGATACCTATTCGATCTCGTCCTGCCCGGCACATACACGGTCACCGTCCAGCTCCAGGGCTTCCAGCGGTTCATTCAGGAAAATATCGTTCTGGTGTCGCGCGGCGACATCACCGTCGATGCCGTGCTGCGCCCCGGCGATGTCCGCGAGGCCATCACCGTCACCGACGTGGCGGCTAGCGTCCAGTTCAACACCAGCAAGCTCGAAACCACCGTCGATAGCGCGCTCGTGTCCAACCTCCCGCAGATGTCCCGCAATCCTCTGCTCCTCGCCCGGCTGGACCCCTCGGTCGTCCAAAGCGACACCGCGCGCGAGGTGGAGCCCTACTTCACGTGGTCCGGCAACCGCCAGGAAGTCGGCGGCGGACGCAATTACTCGAACGACCTCCAGATCGACGGCAGCCCCATCGGCATCGGCTACAAGACCAGCTACATGCCGTCTCCGGACTCCGTGCAGGAGGTCGCCGTCCAGCAGAACGCTGTCGACGCCGAGTACGGCCACTCCTCCGGATCGGCGATCACGCTGACCATGAAATCCGGAACCAACGAGTGGCACGGCAACGCCTTCTACCAGGGTCAATACCCGTGGGCGAACGCGCTCGAAAACCGGGTGGTCCGCACTACCAATCTCGGCCGCACGCACATGTACGGCGGCACCATCGGCAACCCGATCATTAAGAACCGGCTGTTCAACTTCTTCTCATATGAGCAGTGGCGCAAGACCGATCCGAACGACTTCCTAAATACCGTCCCCACCGATCTTGAGCGCTCCGGCGACTTCTCCCAATCGCTCAACTCAGTCGGCGGCCTTCGCACCATCTACGATCCGTTCACCACCGAAACGTCGGCCGACGGGAAAACCATCACGCGGATGCCGTTCCCCGGCAACGTGATTCCCCGCTCCCAGCAGGACCCCATCGCCACCCAATACATGGCCGGACTCTGGCAGGCGAATCGCCCCGGCCAGGGCCCCTATCAGGTAAACAACTACTACGTCCCGCTGCCGGTCCGCTACGACTACCACAACCTTTCCAACCGCACGGACTTCGCCTACAGCGACAAGCTGCGCTTCTACGGGCGATACAGCAAACTGTGGACGCCGGTGACGACGTCGAACCCAACGAGTTCGGAGTTCTTCGTGAACGACCGTGGCAGCCAGCGCGACGCCACTTCGATTTCCGGCGACGCCGTGTGGACGGCAAGCCCGACCACCGTGGTCAACATCAATGGCACCTACCATAGCTTCATTGATGCCTCCCGCTACGCATCCCATTGCGAAGGCTGCTGGGCGAAGTACTGGCCGAACTCGAATTTCTACAACGCGGTTTTCGGAAACGGAGCCGTGCCTGAGTTGCTGCCGCGGATGTCGGTGATGGGCGCCGGCCGCGGCGAGTATTGGACGTCGCTCGGCCCACGCGGCGGCACCTGGGACCAACGGCCCGACGCCGACAGCGTCAGCGTGAAGGTCGCCCGTCAACAGGGCCGTCACTACCTGAAGATGGGCGCCGATACGCGCGGAACCCGCACCACCAGCCTGATCGTCAGCAACAATCCCGGCTTCGGCTTCCAGGCAGACGGCACCGCGGCCACGTACATCAACCCCGACCTGCGAACCTCCGGCGACGGCTACGCCACCTTCCTGCTCGGCGCGATTCAGCCCGCCGGCAACGGCGCCGACAGTTGGGACAGCGGCTCCACGTCGATGACGGCGACCATTCTGCCCACCGGGCAGAACCGGTTCTACGGCATGTTCATCAACGACGATTGGAAGCTCAACCGGAACCTGACCATCAATCTTGGCCTCCGCTACGAATACGAAACCGCGTATACCGATCCCGAGAACCGGCTCACCCGGCCGTTGGATCTGACGTCGCCCATTCCCGAAATGCAGGGCGCGGGCGCCCCTGTGTTCCCGGCCGAAGTGGGCCAGTTCTATCAAGGTCCCACCACGCTCAACGGCGCGTTCCAATTCGCCGATTCGAGCAATCGCGGGCAATGGAACGCGGGCAAGGGCGGGCTCTCCCCGCGCATTGGCTTTGCTTACCGGGTGAACGACATGACGTCGCTACGCGTAGGCTACGGGCGCTACCTCACCCCGTGGACCGGCGGCTCGTTCAACATCTTCGATACGATCTACGTCGGCTACAAGAACGTCACCGGCGCCTACCCCGCGGTGCTCGGCGTGCCTTCGGCGCGGCTGCGCGATCCGTTCCCGGCTTCCCAGCCCGTTGTTCCCGCGTACGAAAAGAGTCTCGGCCGTTACACCTCGCTCGGCGACTCGCTCTCCTACGTCGCCCTCAACCGTCCGAGAAGCTACAGCGATCGCGTGAATATTTCGTTCCAACGCCAGCTCCCGCAGAACACCGTGCTCGACGTGACCTACTACTGGAACTTCACCAACCAGTTGGTCGGCAACTACAACCTGAACCAGGTGGATCCGCGCATCGCCTATGAGCACAAAGACGCGATCAACAAAGCGGTGCCGAATCCGTTCTACAACTTCTCGACGGTGGACAAGTTCCCCGGCGCGCTCCGCTACCAGCGGACCGTCGCATTGACCTCGTTGTTCCGGCAGTACCCGCAGTACGGGAATCTGAACGTGGTCGACGGCATCAACGGCGGATCCTCTCGCTACCAGTCGTTGCAGCTCCGGCTCAACCGGCGATTCGCGAACGGGTATTCGATGCTGATGGGCTACAACTACTCGCGCCAACGAGACGAAGTGTTCTTTAACGACATCTCGTCGTTCACGCAGGATTTCACGTGGCAGAATAACGACCGGCCCCGCCACCGGCTCACCTTCGCCGGCACGTGGGAGATCCCGGTTGGCCGCGGCCGCGCTTTCGGAGCATCAATGCCTCGGATGATCGACTACGCCATCGGCGGCTGGGATCTGAGCGGCATCATGACCTGGCGCTCCGGCTTCTTCGTCCGTTTCGGCGGAATGCAGGTCAACGGCGATCCGGTGATCGACAACCCCACCCCGGAGCGCTGGTTCAATACGCAGGCGTTCTCGCGCCTGCCGGCGTTCACGCCACGCACCAATCCCTGGCAATACGACGGCCTCACCAATCCGGGCCTGTTCAATCTGGATATGTCGATCGTGAAGCGCCTCCCTGTTACCGAGCGTGTCCGCGGCGAACTGCGAATGGACGTGTTCAACGCCGCCAACAACATGACGTGGGCCAACCCCAGCACCAACGTCAACAGCAGCCTCTTCGGCGTTTCCAACAACCAGTTGTCCGCCACCTTCGGGCGTCGCGCGCAGCTCGGGCTGCGGGTTGAGTTCTAG
- a CDS encoding zinc ribbon domain-containing protein: MFTWICPQCGAEVPPHHDQCPRCTERTAQGGAPEGTVDPATQLPPQPPPSAAPPPPPGYAPHPGYEAQGAPPYPPPPYPPQGYPPPGYQQAPYPQQPPYPPPPYPQQAPYPPQGYPPQGYQQPQRPHQPQQPPPQYAPPRKSSPPGWLVTLGVAAVAGVLVGGFYYYVSNRGTLASAKGPANEEQVADASGGSPSKYLEAAGVRIFEEDKRPRLRFLLVNHSSADLADLKGSVAIVLKDGGKEVGTMPLALDQLRAFDAKEIEGPLKTSLRAYELPDWQFVRAEIQLKE, translated from the coding sequence ATGTTCACCTGGATCTGTCCGCAGTGCGGCGCCGAAGTGCCCCCCCATCACGATCAATGTCCGCGATGCACGGAGAGGACCGCGCAAGGGGGCGCTCCGGAAGGAACGGTGGACCCGGCAACGCAGCTCCCGCCACAGCCGCCGCCTTCGGCTGCTCCGCCTCCGCCGCCGGGCTACGCGCCGCATCCAGGCTACGAAGCGCAGGGCGCGCCACCGTATCCGCCACCGCCCTACCCGCCCCAAGGTTATCCGCCGCCGGGATACCAGCAGGCTCCCTACCCGCAACAGCCACCCTATCCGCCGCCGCCGTATCCGCAGCAGGCGCCTTATCCGCCGCAAGGCTATCCACCGCAGGGATACCAGCAGCCGCAGCGCCCTCATCAGCCGCAGCAACCGCCTCCGCAATACGCTCCCCCTCGAAAGAGTTCGCCGCCGGGATGGCTGGTGACGCTGGGTGTAGCTGCCGTTGCTGGCGTTCTGGTGGGGGGATTCTACTATTACGTTTCCAACCGGGGCACGTTGGCCTCGGCAAAGGGGCCCGCGAATGAAGAACAGGTCGCCGACGCCTCCGGCGGGTCGCCCTCGAAGTATCTGGAGGCCGCCGGCGTTCGAATTTTCGAAGAGGACAAGCGGCCGCGCCTGCGCTTCCTGCTGGTGAATCACTCTTCGGCGGACTTGGCGGACCTAAAAGGAAGCGTCGCCATCGTTTTGAAGGACGGCGGCAAAGAAGTGGGCACGATGCCCCTCGCGCTCGATCAGCTCCGCGCGTTCGACGCCAAGGAGATCGAGGGTCCGCTGAAGACGAGCCTCCGCGCCTATGAGCTTCCGGATTGGCAGTTCGTTCGGGCGGAGATTCAGTTGAAGGAGTAG
- a CDS encoding MBL fold metallo-hydrolase, whose amino-acid sequence MKRALFATLFAALLFTAAGAGNAVRELAPGVFVRMGDRTRNQPANCGWVIFKDYVVVIDANFPWGAREILAEIKKTTNKPIRFVFNTHYHGDHAYGSSVFADQGAAIVCSQACGEESRAKGQTGWDRSTATGEFSLKPYRLAHPALTFADSMAFDDGEHRIELQLMGPGHSRGDSVAYLPKEKILFTGDLAVNWDFGNNFADGDADHANWLHALERMMLWDVKTLVPGHGDLGGIQELRAQYSYLKAVLDAVSSGVQHGQSPEQIAAGDFSAHRIAKDKERNLVSVRAIYNKLKK is encoded by the coding sequence ATGAAACGCGCCCTGTTCGCAACCCTTTTCGCCGCGCTGCTGTTCACCGCCGCAGGGGCCGGAAACGCCGTCCGCGAACTCGCCCCGGGCGTCTTCGTCCGCATGGGCGACCGCACGCGGAATCAGCCTGCCAACTGCGGCTGGGTGATCTTCAAGGACTATGTCGTCGTCATCGACGCCAACTTCCCCTGGGGCGCCCGCGAAATCCTGGCTGAGATCAAGAAAACCACAAACAAGCCCATCCGCTTCGTCTTCAATACGCACTATCACGGCGACCACGCCTACGGCAGCAGCGTCTTCGCCGACCAGGGCGCGGCGATCGTCTGCTCACAAGCCTGTGGCGAGGAGTCCCGCGCGAAGGGCCAAACCGGTTGGGACCGCAGTACCGCCACCGGCGAGTTCAGCCTGAAACCATACCGGCTGGCGCACCCCGCCCTCACCTTTGCCGACTCCATGGCCTTCGACGACGGTGAGCACCGGATCGAGCTCCAATTAATGGGCCCGGGCCACAGCCGTGGGGACTCCGTGGCGTACCTGCCCAAGGAAAAGATTCTCTTCACCGGCGATCTCGCCGTGAATTGGGACTTCGGCAACAACTTCGCCGACGGCGACGCCGATCACGCCAACTGGCTGCACGCCCTGGAACGCATGATGCTCTGGGACGTGAAGACGCTCGTACCCGGCCACGGCGACCTCGGGGGCATTCAAGAACTCCGCGCTCAGTACTCGTATCTCAAGGCCGTTCTCGATGCAGTAAGCAGCGGCGTCCAACACGGCCAGAGCCCGGAACAGATCGCCGCGGGCGACTTCAGCGCTCACCGCATCGCCAAAGACAAGGAACGCAATCTCGTCTCGGTCCGCGCGATCTACAACAAACTCAAAAAGTAG